One Echinicola strongylocentroti DNA window includes the following coding sequences:
- a CDS encoding SGNH/GDSL hydrolase family protein yields MNRQKLVFIFLLMLSAQPVISQSPEKWINAGVSGNTSVDLLDRLDRDVLSQHPDWVVMMVGTNDMLNSSKMVDIKDYRYNLTELTKRMLSAGIEVILMSPPPVDTTYLFLRHSPGSFQVSPNAKIDTVKQLMQATAKREGCGFFDLNQQFTINHLPQHNKDSLIRNENNSNTKDGVHLTSLGYRFVADGLYEYLAGEKILLKGS; encoded by the coding sequence GTGAACCGACAAAAATTAGTTTTTATTTTTCTACTGATGTTGTCCGCTCAGCCTGTGATCAGCCAATCACCCGAAAAGTGGATCAATGCAGGAGTAAGTGGAAATACATCTGTTGATCTGCTGGATCGGCTTGACAGGGATGTGTTGTCGCAGCACCCTGATTGGGTAGTGATGATGGTGGGGACCAATGATATGCTGAACTCTTCTAAAATGGTGGACATAAAAGATTACAGATACAATCTAACCGAACTCACCAAACGGATGTTGTCGGCAGGAATAGAGGTGATTTTGATGAGTCCTCCTCCAGTGGATACAACTTATTTGTTTCTTAGACATTCACCAGGCAGTTTTCAAGTATCTCCAAATGCCAAGATTGATACAGTAAAACAACTTATGCAGGCAACAGCTAAAAGAGAAGGGTGCGGTTTCTTTGACTTGAACCAGCAATTCACCATCAATCACCTTCCGCAACACAATAAAGATTCCCTGATCCGAAACGAGAACAATAGCAACACCAAAGACGGAGTCCACTTGACCAGTCTTGGGTACCGTTTTGTAGCAGACGGCCTGTATGAATACCTAGCAGGTGAAAAGATCTTATTGAAGGGGAGCTAA
- a CDS encoding glycoside hydrolase family 88 protein yields MTTRLKKIPFYVLIICLTTSLVSMSMKMIDTKEVLDYCIGKVKGSLEQLTAYDRFPRNIPEGEKHWETVDVRDWTSGFWPGVLWYSYEYTGDDELRRQAEKYTAPLEVISKSAARDHDIGFMMYCSYGNGYRLTGNPKYKQVLLASADTLATLFNPAVGTIHSWPSKPQYPHNTIIDNMMNLELLFWAAKNGGDQRLYDIAKSHAEVTMDNLIREDYSIYHLGSFDDKTGEFIEGKTHQGYADESMWARGQTWGIYGFTICYRETQEEKFLETAQKLADRFIERLPQDVVPYWDFDDPGIPNVPKDASAAAIAASALLELSQLVRDKAVREKYQEVAVNLLDKLASSRYRAGDKNDAILLHSTGHMPRKSEVDVPIVYADYYFMEALLKLRSMDL; encoded by the coding sequence ATGACAACTAGACTCAAAAAAATTCCTTTTTATGTACTGATCATTTGTCTGACCACCAGTTTGGTGAGTATGTCCATGAAGATGATCGACACCAAGGAAGTGTTGGATTACTGTATCGGTAAGGTAAAGGGCAGCTTGGAACAGCTCACAGCGTATGATCGTTTTCCTAGAAATATTCCCGAAGGGGAGAAGCATTGGGAAACTGTCGACGTAAGGGACTGGACCAGCGGGTTTTGGCCAGGTGTGTTGTGGTACAGCTATGAGTACACAGGCGATGATGAGCTTAGACGTCAAGCTGAAAAATACACTGCACCCTTAGAGGTGATCTCAAAAAGTGCTGCACGTGACCATGATATAGGGTTTATGATGTATTGCAGCTATGGTAATGGCTACAGGCTTACCGGAAATCCGAAATACAAACAAGTGCTGTTAGCTTCTGCTGACACCTTGGCCACACTCTTTAATCCTGCTGTGGGTACGATCCATTCATGGCCAAGCAAGCCCCAATACCCCCATAATACGATCATTGATAATATGATGAATTTGGAACTGTTGTTCTGGGCGGCGAAGAACGGAGGAGACCAGCGGCTGTATGACATCGCAAAAAGCCATGCTGAAGTAACCATGGACAACCTCATTCGAGAAGACTATTCCATTTATCATTTGGGCTCTTTTGATGATAAAACAGGCGAGTTTATCGAAGGAAAAACCCATCAAGGCTATGCCGACGAATCCATGTGGGCACGCGGTCAGACATGGGGAATATATGGCTTCACCATTTGTTATCGGGAAACACAGGAAGAAAAATTCCTCGAAACTGCCCAAAAGCTGGCTGACCGATTTATAGAGCGATTGCCCCAAGACGTTGTTCCGTATTGGGATTTTGATGATCCAGGAATCCCTAATGTTCCCAAAGATGCTTCTGCAGCAGCTATAGCCGCCTCCGCCTTATTAGAGCTATCCCAACTGGTCAGGGATAAGGCAGTAAGGGAAAAGTACCAAGAGGTGGCCGTTAACTTACTTGATAAACTGGCATCCAGCAGGTACAGGGCGGGAGATAAGAATGATGCCATTTTGTTACATTCCACAGGACACATGCCTAGAAAATCCGAGGTAGATGTACCTATTGTATATGCGGATTACTATTTTATGGAGGCCTTGCTGAAGTTACGTTCCATGGATCTTTGA
- a CDS encoding FAD-dependent oxidoreductase: MKNQLIGLMILLSTAMTSFGGTLEKPIDKEADVIIYGGTSAAVTAAVQVVRMGKSVIIVSPDEHLGGLSAGGLGFSDTGNKETIGGLSREFYQRVYDYYDQEETWEWQKKSEYGNKGQGTPAIDGDKRTMWIFEPHIAEQVFEDFIRENQIEVYRDEWLDREKGVIGEDGGIQSITTLSGKKFIGKVFIDATYEGDLMASAGVSYMVGRESNERYDENWNGVQTGVLHHDHWFKSDISPYVVPGDPLSGVLPLISVADPGEKGEGDHRIQAYCFRLCMTDLPENRVPFPQPENYDPSQYELMLRVFQSGWRETFTKFDPVPNRKTDTNNHGPFSSDNIGKNYDYPDASYERREEIIKQHENYQKGMLYFMANDPRMPSDVREEVSQWGLAKDEFVDNDNWPHQLYIREARRMIGKYVLTEHDVTLKYDTPDPIGMGSYTIDSHNVQRYIKPDGFVQNEGDIGVHLKAPYKIAFGSILPKEKECTNLLVPVCVSASHTAFGSVRMEPVFMILGQSAATAAVLSIESGEGLHQLDYEKLKGQLEEDGQVLNYEK; this comes from the coding sequence ATGAAAAATCAACTTATTGGATTAATGATACTGCTGTCCACGGCAATGACCAGTTTTGGCGGCACTTTGGAAAAGCCCATCGACAAAGAGGCTGATGTGATTATTTATGGTGGCACTTCTGCTGCGGTCACCGCAGCGGTCCAAGTGGTGAGGATGGGAAAATCAGTGATTATAGTTTCTCCAGATGAGCATTTGGGCGGATTGTCCGCCGGTGGGCTGGGATTTAGTGATACAGGCAATAAGGAAACGATAGGTGGGCTTTCCCGTGAGTTTTATCAGCGGGTTTATGACTATTACGATCAGGAAGAGACCTGGGAATGGCAAAAGAAATCCGAGTATGGCAACAAAGGCCAAGGCACCCCTGCCATAGATGGTGATAAGCGGACGATGTGGATCTTTGAACCGCATATAGCAGAACAGGTATTTGAGGATTTTATCCGTGAAAACCAAATCGAAGTTTACCGAGATGAATGGCTGGATCGGGAAAAGGGAGTAATAGGAGAAGACGGAGGTATCCAGTCGATTACGACCCTGAGTGGTAAGAAATTTATTGGAAAGGTATTTATCGATGCTACGTATGAAGGAGACCTCATGGCCAGTGCCGGAGTTTCCTATATGGTAGGAAGGGAGTCAAATGAACGATACGACGAAAACTGGAACGGAGTACAAACAGGTGTGCTCCATCACGACCATTGGTTCAAGAGTGATATCTCTCCGTATGTGGTGCCGGGAGACCCCCTTAGCGGTGTACTGCCATTGATATCTGTAGCGGATCCAGGGGAGAAAGGCGAGGGAGATCATAGGATCCAGGCATATTGTTTTCGGTTGTGCATGACTGATTTGCCGGAAAACAGGGTGCCATTTCCCCAACCAGAGAATTATGATCCTTCCCAGTATGAGCTGATGTTACGGGTGTTTCAGTCAGGATGGAGAGAAACATTTACGAAATTTGACCCTGTCCCAAACAGAAAAACAGATACCAATAACCATGGGCCATTTAGCAGTGATAATATAGGTAAGAACTACGACTATCCTGATGCTAGTTATGAAAGGAGAGAAGAGATCATCAAACAACATGAAAATTATCAAAAGGGCATGTTGTACTTTATGGCCAATGACCCTAGAATGCCCAGTGATGTTCGGGAAGAGGTGAGCCAATGGGGACTGGCCAAAGACGAATTTGTGGACAATGACAATTGGCCACATCAACTGTACATTAGAGAGGCACGTCGGATGATAGGTAAATATGTGCTTACTGAACATGATGTGACCTTAAAGTACGACACCCCCGATCCAATAGGCATGGGGTCTTATACCATTGATTCCCATAATGTGCAGCGCTATATCAAACCAGATGGCTTTGTTCAGAATGAAGGTGATATCGGGGTACACCTTAAAGCACCTTATAAGATCGCTTTTGGCTCTATTTTACCTAAGGAAAAGGAATGTACCAACCTGCTGGTGCCTGTATGTGTGTCTGCTTCCCATACGGCTTTTGGCTCGGTGAGGATGGAGCCAGTGTTCATGATTTTGGGCCAAAGTGCTGCTACGGCAGCTGTTTTGAGTATTGAAAGCGGTGAAGGACTCCATCAACTTGACTATGAAAAACTAAAAGGGCAATTGGAGGAAGATGGCCAAGTGCTCAATTATGAAAAGTAA
- a CDS encoding glycoside hydrolase family protein, whose translation MKAKNLGLSILMASCLSISISLCQGQNMISSHLDAAPVQGGLEMEDYWVWGSAVIKGDDDQYHMYASRWPKYLPFHPGWMIASEIVHAVSDRPEGPYEFKDVALGARGPQYWDGRSCHNPKIVKYKDTYILYYMGSTHPFEEVTTDNVDKFDLSSKWCITGRWRKRIGIATSKSPYGPWKRRDATILDVAPDTFYSFLTSNPSPLIKEDGSVVLLFKGRGYREDGITHGDMSIGVATAPSFDGPYTVQGDKPLFSVDHLGEIEDPHIWGDEDGYHMVAKDQRGGITGHQGDGLIAHSEDGIHWEVDPDPKAYTKTVVWDNGKTIKQGQLERPFVLVEEGQPTHIFFATMDGPGGFSNGTKTWNMVIPITKD comes from the coding sequence ATGAAGGCTAAAAACTTAGGATTGTCAATTCTGATGGCGAGTTGTTTGTCCATTTCGATTTCTCTATGTCAGGGACAGAACATGATATCAAGTCACCTTGATGCGGCACCTGTGCAAGGAGGTTTGGAAATGGAAGACTACTGGGTATGGGGAAGTGCTGTAATAAAGGGCGATGACGACCAATACCACATGTATGCTTCCCGATGGCCGAAGTACCTTCCTTTTCACCCAGGGTGGATGATTGCCTCAGAGATAGTGCATGCCGTTTCTGATCGTCCTGAGGGACCTTACGAATTTAAAGATGTGGCTTTGGGAGCAAGAGGGCCACAGTATTGGGATGGTCGATCCTGTCACAATCCCAAAATAGTAAAATACAAGGACACCTATATCTTGTATTATATGGGATCTACGCACCCATTTGAAGAAGTCACCACTGATAATGTGGATAAGTTTGACTTATCAAGTAAATGGTGCATCACCGGACGTTGGAGGAAGCGGATCGGTATAGCGACCTCAAAAAGCCCCTACGGTCCTTGGAAGAGGAGGGATGCGACGATACTGGATGTGGCACCAGATACGTTTTATAGCTTTCTGACTTCCAATCCGTCGCCGCTAATCAAGGAGGATGGTTCAGTGGTGCTGCTTTTTAAAGGAAGGGGATATAGAGAAGATGGGATTACCCATGGAGATATGAGCATCGGTGTGGCCACGGCACCTTCTTTTGATGGGCCCTATACCGTCCAAGGAGATAAGCCACTTTTTTCGGTGGATCATTTGGGAGAAATAGAAGATCCGCATATTTGGGGAGATGAAGATGGGTATCATATGGTGGCCAAGGACCAAAGAGGGGGCATAACCGGCCATCAAGGGGATGGCCTAATAGCACATTCCGAAGATGGTATTCACTGGGAAGTAGATCCCGACCCAAAAGCATATACCAAAACAGTAGTTTGGGATAATGGTAAAACGATAAAACAGGGGCAATTGGAGCGCCCATTTGTGCTGGTGGAAGAAGGGCAGCCGACACACATTTTCTTTGCTACGATGGACGGGCCAGGAGGTTTTTCCAATGGGACCAAGACATGGAATATGGTCATTCCCATTACCAAAGATTAA
- a CDS encoding alpha-L-fucosidase: MKRFIPYVLSLALLGQGACSTNNKTEEKEQAVVTEEALPDDERMAWWRDAGFGMFIHWGLYSIPAGIYKGDTVRGNAEWIMDKLDIPVEEYEKFAGQFNPVKFDADQWVKIAKDAGMKYIVITTKHHEGFCLWDSEITDYDIMDASPFKRDILAELAEACEKEGIKLCFYHSIVDWHHPQAQAPLYPNYNAGQKDSTVFNPEFSKYYDNYLKPQIKELLTNYGEVGVVWFDGDWIPDYTTEMGKELYSFIRDIQPNTIVNNRVDKGRTGMSGMNKEGSFAGDFGTPEKEIPDTGIEGVDWESCLTMNNTWGFKTTDHNWKSSETLVQDLVDIVSKGGNLLLNVGPTSEGEIPSPSVERLAVMGDWLDANGESIYGAEASPFSRPDWGRYTSKDGVIYAHVFDIPNDRTISVHPDIAISSATLLASPDQAVEVDKEQHRLRLPEGIEDEAVTVIKIQ, translated from the coding sequence ATGAAACGTTTCATACCTTATGTGCTTTCCTTGGCCTTGCTGGGACAGGGAGCATGTTCAACAAATAATAAAACAGAGGAAAAAGAACAAGCCGTAGTGACGGAAGAAGCATTGCCAGATGATGAGCGAATGGCTTGGTGGCGGGATGCTGGATTTGGAATGTTTATCCACTGGGGACTTTATTCTATCCCAGCGGGAATATACAAAGGAGACACTGTCCGAGGCAATGCCGAATGGATCATGGACAAGCTGGATATTCCTGTAGAGGAGTATGAAAAATTCGCAGGACAGTTTAACCCAGTCAAATTTGATGCAGACCAATGGGTAAAAATAGCCAAAGATGCAGGCATGAAATACATCGTGATCACTACCAAACACCATGAGGGATTTTGCCTGTGGGATTCTGAGATCACCGATTATGATATCATGGATGCGAGCCCTTTCAAAAGAGACATCCTTGCAGAACTTGCTGAAGCCTGTGAAAAAGAAGGTATCAAATTGTGCTTTTACCATTCCATTGTGGATTGGCACCATCCGCAGGCCCAAGCTCCATTGTATCCCAATTATAATGCGGGCCAAAAGGACTCCACGGTGTTTAATCCGGAATTTTCCAAATACTATGACAATTACCTAAAACCCCAAATTAAAGAGCTCTTGACCAATTATGGTGAAGTAGGCGTGGTGTGGTTTGATGGTGACTGGATACCGGACTATACCACCGAAATGGGTAAAGAGCTGTATAGTTTTATCAGGGATATCCAGCCAAACACTATCGTGAACAACAGGGTGGATAAAGGAAGAACCGGAATGAGCGGCATGAACAAAGAAGGAAGCTTTGCAGGGGATTTTGGCACTCCAGAAAAAGAAATTCCTGATACCGGGATAGAGGGTGTAGACTGGGAGTCATGCCTTACCATGAACAATACTTGGGGCTTCAAAACCACGGATCATAATTGGAAAAGCTCAGAGACTTTGGTGCAAGATTTGGTGGACATTGTGTCCAAGGGAGGTAATTTACTATTGAATGTAGGTCCGACGTCAGAAGGTGAGATCCCAAGTCCAAGCGTGGAAAGGTTAGCAGTGATGGGAGATTGGCTAGATGCTAATGGTGAATCCATCTATGGAGCTGAGGCTAGTCCTTTTTCTAGGCCAGACTGGGGAAGATATACCAGCAAAGATGGAGTGATCTATGCCCATGTTTTTGATATCCCTAATGACAGGACGATCAGTGTACATCCAGACATAGCAATTTCTTCTGCTACTTTATTGGCTTCACCAGATCAAGCAGTGGAGGTGGATAAGGAACAGCATCGCCTGAGGCTTCCTGAAGGAATAGAAGATGAAGCAGTTACCGTAATTAAAATACAGTAA